One genomic region from Yarrowia lipolytica chromosome 1C, complete sequence encodes:
- a CDS encoding uncharacterized protein (Compare to YALI0C07722g, weakly similar to uniprot|P38124 Saccharomyces cerevisiae YBR008c FLR1 fluconazole resistance protein), which yields MDTAFTQLLNYASRGRLFPYPEERAGFQVPTEFWYGPPTHKHDDVERGLEDAFDGIDVDGNRGNHDERPLETSDGSSILNGGNMEKGSGSESEELYVGWYGPDDPDNPKNWSSVKKSISSSQVLILTFSVYIGSSIYTPALPEIMADFHISQVAGLIPLSVFVFGYGIGPVVFSPLSEHPAVGRMWIYIVTLAIFVILQVPTALCHNIGSLIILRFLGGIFSSPALATSGATFGDMYEIAYIPFALALWAISSICGPVFGPVLGGVFAQVKGWKWTFWVLAMISGLCLVVLFFFFPETSEGNILHRRARRLHKLTGKKYTTAARQEWASKKLSTVAYDILLRPILITFTEPVVFALGLYIALLYSTLYSWFEAFPIVFTETHRFNTIESGLAYLGLIVGGFVGVAMYLPIIYNKFTRPVLKGNFPPVSMFMKLCLIGSTIFPASLFFFAWTAHKSIHWIVPIIASGLCIIGMLFIFQTVFNYLSGSYPKYIASVFAGNGLFRAFVAGGFPLFAHQMFTTLGPSKFPVGWGTTLVGCIGVLMGLIPLVLIKWGDKLQSSSRWA from the coding sequence ATGGACACAGCTTTCACCCAACTATTGAACTATGCCTCGAGGGGACGTTTGTTTCCGTACCCCGAGGAACGAGCAGGGTTTCAAGTTCCCACGGAGTTTTGGTACGGCCCACcgacacacaaacacgacgATGTTGAGCGGGGTCTAGAGGATGCTTTTGACGGCATTGATGTGGACGGCAACCGCGGGAACCACGATGAAAGACCTCTCGAGACTTCGGACGGTTCGTCTATCTTAAACGGAGGGAACATGGAAAAGGGTTCCGGTTCGGAGTCCGAAGAACTGTATGTGGGTTGGTATGGACCTGATGATCCGGACAATCCCAAGAACTGGTCGTCCGTCAAGAAGTCCATCAGTTCCTCGCAGGTTCTCATTCTGACATTTTCCGTCTACATTGGTTCTTCCATCTACACGCCTGCCCTTCCTGAGATTATGGCCGACTTTCATATATCTCAGGTGGCTGGTCTGATTCCATTGTCGGTCTTCGTCTTTGGTTACGGCATTGGACCGGTGGTCTTCTCCCCTCTGTCTGAACATCCCGCTGTCGGTCGAATGTGGATCTATATTGTCACTCTAGCCATCTTTGTGATTCTGCAAGTGCCCACAGCTCTCTGTCACAATATCGGATCTTTGATCATCCTGCGATTCCTGGGAGGTATCTTTTCGTCACCAGCTCTGGCTACTTCTGGTGCCACCTTTGGAGACATGTACGAGATTGCGTACATTCCCTTTGCTCTGGCCTTGTGGGCCATCTCGTCCATCTGTGGACCCGTGTTTGGACCAGTTCTGGGAGGTGTGTTTGCTCAGGTCAAGGGCTGGAAGTGGACTTTCTGGGTCCTGGCCATGATCTCCGGTCTCTGCCTTGTAGtgctcttctttttctttccaGAGACGTCAGAAGGAAACATTCTGCACCGACGAGCCCGACGACTGCACAAGTTGACAGGAAAGAAGTACACTACTGCCGCTCGGCAGGAATGGGCCAGCAAGAAATTGTCAACTGTGGCCTATGACATTCTACTCAGGCCAATTCTCATCACCTTCACAGAACCCGTTGTCTTTGCTCTGGGCCTCTACATTGCACTGCTCTACTCCACTCTCTACAGTTGGTTCGAGGCCTTCCCCATTGTCTTCACCGAAACACATCGCTTCAACACCATTGAGTCTGGTCTTGCTTACCTCGGCCTCATTGTTGGAGGCTTTGTAGGAGTGGCGATGTACTTGCCAATCATTTACAACAAGTTCACTCGTCCTGTTCTCAAGGGAAACTTCCCTCCAGTGTCCATGTTCATGAAGCTTTGTCTAATTGGCTCCACCATCTTCCCTGcatctctcttcttcttcgcATGGACCGCTCACAAATCCATTCATTGGATTGTCCCCATTATTGCATCAGGACTTTGCATCATCGGTATGCTCTTCATTTTCCAGACCGTGTTCAACTACCTCTCGGGCTCCTACCCCAAGTACATTGCATCTGTCTTCGCAGGTAACGGTCTGTTCCGAGCCTTTGTGGCTGGAGGTTTTCCTCTCTTCGCCCACCAGATGTTCACCACTCTGGGACCTTCCAAGTTCCCCGTGGGATGGGGAACTACTCTGGTTGGATGTATTGGAGTCCTCATGGGTCTGATTCCCCTTGTCCTTATCAAGTGGGGTGACAAGCTCCAGAGCTCCTCTAGATGGGCTTAA
- a CDS encoding uncharacterized protein (Compare to YALI0C07777g, no similarity) codes for MKVTEIRKRQFEGNNYTVHDLVITGTCSPETDTLEGLDSEAVEYSVDARLLVPKSHFSGTLFAEVPNRGTGSIDEDAANTTVAGMNKAKRGRGGFVDLAPLMKAGHAVLNLGWQNDVPLAAGKGFKLGSRFPVATKDGKPIQRYVRQEVNAASRFFGASRTFPVNGLIDLDYNLADNDSVRVFMRRFEEDKGVELPAAAVIVLGKRQVRIVSSTPVPESAIFDIHYLATDATVSGLGLVAYRDVLSYVKSGKFDVISPRHVVAFGVSQSARFLRTFLYHGFNVDLGGLRVLDGVVNYIAGARRGDFTGIFNNAGAVSTQQFNKRIGDNNFPFAYATSTDAITGKTDGILHKYPPLLQPKIIHVDTDNDMSAGFGWLCTTQTDGKTPVDELDNVRHYFLAGLQHIPFFKPIIPGKRSSKGSSGVTLHYNTFLKASLLTMADWVDAIKLPPMSRYPTLADDSLVSLAVAQRLWPHIEGVPYSSVRNVPCHIIETVSKDVVVPAVVETYPVLTPPVNSDGNETCGVVHPAIQVPLGTYSGHSVARNGIQTFLEGEFIPFKTTRAERYDGSRLIDSRLSVEERYSASSYATQITAAAKKLVKEGFLLEEDIPTVTKFDKRAFGPVSKL; via the coding sequence GGCCGTGGAGTACTCGGTAGATGCTCGGTTACTGGTTCCGAAATCACACTTTTCAGGTACACTTTTTGCCGAGGTGCCCAATCGAGGCACAGGATCGATTGATGAAGACGCTGCCAACACGACGGTGGCTGGTATGAACAAGGCCAAGCGGGGCCGGGGCGGATTTGTGGATTTGGCGCCTCTTATGAAGGCTGGTCATGCCGTTCTCAACCTCGGATGGCAGAATGATGTACCTTTGGCTGCTGGAAAGGGCTTCAAGCTGGGAAGTCGGTTTCCCGTGGCAACCAAGGATGGCAAACCTATCCAGCGGTATGTTCGTCAGGAGGTGAATGCTGCTTCTCGGTTTTTTGGAGCGTCTCGAACGTTTCCTGTGAATGGTCTGATTGATCTAGACTACAATTTGGCAGATAACGACTCTGTGAGGGTGTTTATGCGTCGGTTTGAAGAGGATAAGGGCGTCGAACTgcctgcagcagcagtgatTGTTTTGGGAAAGCGTCAGGTCAGGATCGTGTCTTCTACCCCTGTTCCTGAATCAGCCATTTTCGACATCCACTACCTCGCCACAGACGCCACAGTGTCTGGATTGGGCCTGGTGGCTTACAGAGATGTGCTTTCGTATGTCAAGTCCGGCAAGTTTGACGTGATCTCGCCTCGACACGTTGTTGCTTTCGGAGTCTCCCAAAGTGCTCGTTTTCTGCGGACCTTTCTCTACCACGGCTTCAACGTCGACCTGGGAGGCCTGAGGGTGCTCGATGGAGTTGTCAACTACATTGCTGGAGCTCGAAGGGGCGACTTTACTGGGATTTTTAACAACGCTGGCGCTGTATCCACTCAACAGTTCAATAAGCGAATCGGAGACAATAACTTTCCTTTTGCTTACGCCACAAGCACAGACGCTATTACGGGCAAGACGGACGGTATTCTACACAAGTACCCACCTCTACTGCAGCCCAAAATCATCCATGTTGATACTGATAACGATATGAGTGCTGGATTCGGATGGTTATGTACCACCCAAACCGACGGTAAGACCCCtgttgacgagctggaTAACGTACGACATTACTTCCTGGCCGGATTGCAACACATTCCGTTTTTCAAACCCATCATTCCAGGAAAACGGTCCTCTAAGGGCTCCTCTGGTGTCACTCTTCACTACAACACCTTTCTCAAGGCGTCTCTATTGACAATGGCTGACTGGGTGGATGCTATCAAACTACCTCCCATGTCCCGGTATCCCACCTTGGCTGACGATTCTCTTGTTTCCCTGGCGGTTGCTCAACGTCTCTGGCCTCATATTGAAGGGGTTCCCTACTCTTCCGTTCGAAACGTGCCTTGTCATATCATCGAAACCGtctccaaggacgtggTTGTTCCTGCTGTGGTTGAAACATACCCCGTACTTACCCCTCCCGTCAACTCTGATGGAAACGAGACCTGTGGGGTTGTTCATCCTGCTATTCAGGTTCCTCTGGGAACATATTCAGGCCACTCTGTGGCTCGAAATGGTATCCAGACCTTCCTTGAGGGAGAATTCATACCCTTCAAGACCACTCGAGCCGAACGGTATGATGGATCTCGACTCATTGACTCTCGTCTAAGTGTAGAGGAACGTTACTCTGCCAGCTCTTATGCCACCCAGATTACTGCcgctgccaagaagctcgtcAAGGAGGGTTTCCTGTTGGAGGAAGACATTCCCACTGTCACCAAGTTCGACAAGCGAGCCTTTGGTCCGGTTTCCAAGCTGtag
- a CDS encoding uncharacterized protein (Compare to YALI0C07700g, similar to Saccharomyces cerevisiae YHL010C; ancestral locus Anc_2.542, similar to KLLA0F25740g Kluyveromyces lactis IPF 168.1) — MYTLELDFDPRSSFSDWRVSSVTISGFDNDTGKSMDAVKGEYFGKGVVRLFRGGNNNASSSTEVEEVSPVPSLIVAILAVPSYMTASDFLGFISLHSCEKDISHIRVIKSSREVNRNMVLLKFRMVERAQDFVDKYSGKVFNSMDPETCLCVFIHDISVGGEVSNNTSVVGADNFPYLLLDPFTNGFSKGKPLPPPTPDLRELPTCPVCLERMDSDITGLATILCEHTFHCHCLSKWAGGNCPVCRYSGRKSSVGNSAAPPGACTTCGGTENTWICLICGNIGCGRYALGHAHSHFDQTGHGYAMEMSTQRVWDYVSDGYVHRLIQSDVGKLVELDESSSSSNSKFVYSDDGKKSGDVEQLALEYTALLTSQLDSQREYYEALFADSAKKVEEMRLEVHREKERVKKELEAKKEVAKLDDSLMSENERLRKELAKCQSDSEKLSQLSKTFRQSLQDEKAISGAMMAKVKKLQTDKMAKEAQIKDLEEQLRDVMFFLEARDKLKDADEDVKEGTLVMKKKNKKK, encoded by the coding sequence ATGTACACTCTAGAACTCGATTTCGACCCCCGTTCCAGTTTCAGCGACTGGCGAGTTAGTAGTGTGACCATCTCCGGCTTCGACAACGACACGGGCAAAAGCATGGACGCTGTCAAGGGCGAGTATTTCGGCAAAGGTGTGGTTCGGCTGTTTCGAGGAGGCAACAACAATGCATCCAGCTCGACTGAGGTCGAAGAGGTGTCTCCGGTGCCCTCTCTGATTGTGGCTATTCTGGCAGTCCCCAGCTATATGACTGCATCCGACTTTCTGGGGTTCATCAGCTTGCATTCTTGTGAGAAGGACATTTCACATATCAGAGTCATCAAATCGAGTCGAGAAGTGAACCGAAACATGGTACTTCTCAAGTTCCGTATGGTTGAACGCGCCCAGGACTTTGTTGACAAGTACTCTGGCAAGGTGTTTAATAGCATGGATCCTGAGACTTGTCTATGTGTGTTTATCCATGATATCAGCGTGGGAGGCGAAGTTAGTAATAATACAAGCGTAGTTGGGGCAGACAACTTCCCGTACCTATTGTTGGATCCTTTCACCAATGGATTCAGCAAAGGTAAACCGCTACCTCCTCCTACTCCTGATTTGCGAGAGCTGCCTACTTGTCCTGTCTGCCTGGAGCGTATGGACAGTGATATCACCGGTTTGGCAACCATCTTGTGCGAACACACGTTCCACTGTCACTGTTTGAGCAAGTGGGCTGGTGGAAATTGTCCTGTTTGTCGATACAGTGGCAGAAAGAGCAGTGTGGGCAactctgctgctcctccagggGCATGTACGACTTGTGGGGGAACAGAAAACACGTGGATTTGTTTGATTTGTGGCAACATTGGATGTGGGCGGTATGCTCTGGGCCATGCTCATTCTCATTTTGACCAAACAGGACACGGGTACGCCATGGAAATGTCCACGCAACGAGTTTGGGACTATGTGAGTGATGGTTATGTTCATCGGTTGATTCAGAGCGATGTGGgcaagctggtggagttggacGAGTCCAGTagctccagcaacagcaagTTCGTGTACTCTGACGACGGCAAAAAAAGTGGAGACGTGGAACAGTTGGCTCTGGAGTACACGGCTTTGTTGACGTCACAGCTGGATTCTCAGCGGGAGTACTACGAGGCTCTGTTTGCAGACTCGGCAAAAAaagtggaggagatgagaCTGGAAGTGCATAGGGAAAAAGAGAgggtcaagaaggagctcgaggccaaaaaggaggtggccaagctggacgaCTCGTTGATGTCCGAGAACGAACGACTCAGAAAGGAGCTCGCCAAGTGTCAGTCTGATAGTGAGAAACTGAGCCAGTTGAGTAAGACATTTCGACAGTCTCTTCAAGATGAAAAGGCCATTTCGGGCGCCATGATGGCCAAGGTGAAGAAGCTACAGACTGATaagatggccaaggaggctcagatcaaggatctggaggaACAGCTACGAGATGTCATGTTTTTCCTTGAGGCCAGAGATAAGTTGAAGGATGCAGACGAGGATGTCAAGGAGGGTACCctggtgatgaagaagaagaacaagaagaagtag
- a CDS encoding uncharacterized protein (Compare to YALI0C07744g, no similarity) — MQQQINKCINEIASLANLSPESSLTTATSLLPSPGHKVAFVVLCTLQLSLCLYTAFFLSKRRGTIKDLHYDVKDVTESVEEAYYLINELNSRVAQSTKEQPQSPTGVLDKHKEQLVANVLSKMEDKLTHPIEAIKTRLTALENNLASLQRANSNFNPRAPPYRGGGKLTRDPRGNENYRHGNGGGDFRSFDSRNDSRFNESNYSLDSRPWKPWNRTGGRSYANSTPTSAPIEFYGEKRSFEKMEWADKHNVASPVVTSVVEPTAEVIQPVARPVSAVPVPTTITGAPSPATQSVPKLVVNCTPQQSKKIIIKAGDREYDLASAEGREQWSSVAKRNIAKAITLPSHVQVQDIAPPPLAPLRTANTRPHTIELSPLTSTYSSETDGTEASKASKPKEGGVTQEERRAGGLDNYIESVGSPQSPNASLSRGLQLKLEENVSKKESSGSIGDASNGGVGGVGGVSGDGEKKPYRRLFIPGRGWVSARRIAMEKAQEQGGEITGCDRRDLGASASDTDVQPPVGENTAVAA; from the coding sequence ATGCAACAACAAATCAACAAGTGCATTAACGAAATCGCCTCGCTGGCCAACCTCAGCCCTGAGTCTTCCCTGACCACAGCCACATCGCTGCTCCCCAGCCCAGGTCACAAAGTTGCCTTTGTCGTGCTCTGCACGCTCCAGctgtctttgtgtctctaCACTGCCTTCTTCCTCTCCAAGCGTCGAGGCACCATTAAGGACCTCCATTACGACGTCAAAGACGTCACCGAGTCCGTCGAGGAAGCATACTATCTCATCAACGAGCTCAACTCCCGTGTGGCCCAGAGCACCAAAGAGCAGCCGCAGTCACCCACCGGGGTGCTCGACAAACACAAGGAGCAATTGGTCGCCAACGTGTTGTCCAAGATGGAAGACAAGTTAACGCACCCAATCGAAGCCATCAAAACTCGTCTCACCGCTCTCGAGAACAATCTTGCTAGTCTTCAGCGGGCCAATTCCAACTTCAACCCGCGCGCTCCTCCTTATCGTGGTGGAGGCAAGCTCACCCGAGACCCGCGCGGCAACGAAAACTACCGCCACGGCAACGGTGGCGGGGACTTTCGTTCCTTTGATTCTCGAAACGACTCCCGCTTCAATGAGTCAAACTACTCTCTCGATTCTCGTCCCTGGAAGCCCTGGAACCGCACCGGTGGACGATCATATGCCAACTCCACCCCTACCTCTGCTCCCATCGAATTTTACGGGGAGAAGCGCTCTTTTGAGAAAATGGAGTGGGCAGATAAGCACAATGTGGCCAGTCCCGTTGTCACTTCCGTTGTCGAGCCCACCGCTGAGGTTATCCAGCCGGTTGCTCGTCCCGTCTCGGCGGTTCCAGTGCCTACCACCATCACTGGAGCTCCGTCACCTGCCACTCAGTCTGTCCCAAAGCTGGTGGTGAACTGCACGCCCCAGCAGAGCAAAAAGATCATCATCAAGGCTGGGGACCGGGAGTACGATCTGGCGAGTGCTGAGGGCCGTGAGCAATGGAGCTCTGTTGCCAAGCGTaacattgccaaggccatCACACTCCCCAGCCATGTACAGGTGCAAGATATTGCTCCACCTCCCCTGGCTCCTTTGCGAACAGCCAACACTCGGCCCCACACCATTGAGCTGTCACCTTTGACTTCCACCTATTCCTCTGAGACTGATGGCACCGAGGCTAGCAAGGCCTCGAAGCCCAAAGAGGGAGGTGTCACGCAGGAGGAGCGGCGCGCTGGTGGGCTCGATAATTACATCGAGTCCGTGGGTTCGCCGCAGAGTCCCAACGCCTCCCTGAGTCGAGGACTACAGCTCAAGCTCGAGGAGAAtgtctccaagaaggagagcaGCGGCAGCATTGGCGATGCTTCCAACGGCGGTGTTGGCGGTGTTGGCGGTGTTAGCGGTGACGGTGAGAAGAAGCCCTACCGGCGGCTGTTTATCCCCGGCCGAGGTTGGGTGTCAGCTCGTCGTATTGCTATGGAGAAGGCCCAAGAGCAAGGGGGAGAAATCACCGGGTGCGACCGCCGAGACCTTGGCGCGTCTGCTTCCGATACTGATGTTCAGCCTCCTGTTGGCGAGAACACTGCTGTAGCTGCTTAG